Proteins co-encoded in one Arthrobacter alpinus genomic window:
- a CDS encoding DUF3027 domain-containing protein yields MTEIPSTTAADAADNPEALPGIPVWRVGKPDAFLAADVSTARAAVATIASDAAIGKHLGARSEGVRCVTHLFESRQPGYSGWVWFASLSRISRSKESTVNEVGMLPTEKSVLAPAWVPWAERVRPEDQQDDAAEQATGSSSERDATEAHDDGADAGTVDSGAFDSDAFDSGDDSGTSEDDDADGFDDADSQDGADENN; encoded by the coding sequence ATGACCGAAATTCCCAGCACTACAGCCGCCGATGCAGCTGATAATCCCGAAGCGCTGCCCGGTATTCCGGTGTGGCGTGTGGGTAAGCCTGACGCTTTCCTCGCAGCTGATGTGAGCACTGCTCGAGCTGCTGTGGCCACCATTGCCAGCGATGCAGCCATTGGTAAGCACCTCGGCGCGCGCAGTGAAGGTGTTCGCTGCGTGACGCACTTGTTCGAGTCCCGGCAGCCCGGATACTCCGGCTGGGTGTGGTTTGCCTCGTTGAGCCGTATTTCGCGCAGCAAGGAGTCCACGGTCAACGAGGTTGGCATGCTGCCCACCGAAAAATCCGTTCTGGCGCCTGCCTGGGTGCCGTGGGCTGAGCGGGTTCGTCCCGAAGATCAGCAGGACGACGCCGCTGAGCAGGCCACCGGTTCTTCTTCCGAGCGGGACGCGACGGAAGCGCACGACGACGGTGCTGACGCCGGCACTGTTGATTCCGGCGCCTTTGATTCGGACGCCTTTGATTCGGGGGACGATTCCGGGACTTCTGAGGATGACGACGCTGACGGTTTCGATGACGCTGATTCTCAAGATGGCGCTGACGAGAATAACTAG
- a CDS encoding cold-shock protein, producing the protein MPIGKVKWYDNEKGFGIIAADDGREVFLRANALPADVSDIKPGMRMEFGVADGRKGAQAMAAKILDHSASVAKAKRMPARDLAPIVQDLVSLLEHSVGSLNNGKYPDGDASKIAAALRKVADNFDA; encoded by the coding sequence GTGCCTATCGGCAAAGTGAAGTGGTACGACAACGAAAAGGGTTTTGGCATCATTGCGGCCGACGACGGTCGTGAGGTTTTCCTGCGAGCCAACGCCCTCCCAGCTGATGTCAGTGACATCAAGCCCGGAATGCGCATGGAGTTTGGTGTGGCCGACGGACGCAAGGGAGCCCAAGCCATGGCTGCGAAGATTCTTGACCACAGCGCCTCCGTGGCCAAGGCCAAGCGCATGCCCGCCCGCGATCTGGCCCCGATTGTTCAGGACCTGGTTTCGCTGCTTGAGCACTCTGTTGGTTCTCTCAATAACGGCAAGTATCCTGACGGCGACGCAAGCAAAATTGCTGCTGCGCTGCGCAAGGTTGCCGACAACTTCGACGCGTAA
- a CDS encoding helicase-associated domain-containing protein, producing MGTLAAFAADLAGRTDHQLLRLFTLRPDAITPPVANFADLASRLATTASINAALDQLSLPQLHVLAAIPRGADHAELESLHELALILRADPLELALPTQKYDGGTRLFLPLAAVGLAVGSDDGALRVGVGDAGAIPLSAFADFPSAPKPRLTPVSPALRDNAVGSAVEALLRTMSALLDVVGHTGISALRGGAIGIRPVRELSKALDAGAETVHFYLELAAAAQLVTFDEADRRWRAHDSSTHEERTHEASWRALERPDQWFVLVRSWLSSVRPPSAQIRPLSPYDPPRQAQWWRRQMASTLANLGALATDPLAADAAAPDIRTLMEAISWLHPRQTAALGHEIPALVQEMEWLGITGAGAVSVPGRAAVNNRPAVAMATLRALLPAPVENFVLQGDLTAIAPGFLAPELTSTLKLMAVPEGRGAAGIFRFSQHSLEAAASGGMSRSSLLNFLQERSSTAVPQSLEFLIAEVFRNRQDGDVSAESEPRISCVQALAPSPSAAQRWAAQPPVPGTGVVHDESDALAQLKRLRSQPVWANDGVGESGPALVMEELRQALEHGRILRVRAVNRDGEIEELLLLPVSLDAGMLRARLAATGRERRLSIHRIISALAKPQDPEPLSPAPQPIEADHASPSSGSTTTSRERHD from the coding sequence TTGGGCACACTGGCTGCCTTCGCCGCCGATCTGGCCGGCCGGACTGACCACCAGTTACTCCGGCTCTTTACCCTGCGCCCCGACGCGATCACTCCCCCGGTGGCCAACTTCGCCGACCTCGCCAGCCGCCTCGCAACCACCGCCAGCATCAACGCCGCGCTCGATCAGCTCAGCCTCCCGCAGTTGCACGTCCTCGCCGCAATTCCCCGCGGCGCCGATCATGCCGAGCTGGAATCGCTTCATGAGCTAGCTCTGATCCTCCGTGCGGATCCCCTTGAGCTTGCACTTCCTACCCAGAAGTACGACGGCGGCACCCGCCTTTTTCTGCCCCTCGCCGCCGTGGGGCTCGCCGTGGGCAGTGATGATGGTGCGCTGCGGGTGGGCGTCGGTGACGCGGGCGCGATTCCCCTCAGCGCGTTTGCAGATTTCCCAAGCGCGCCGAAACCACGGCTAACGCCTGTCTCCCCAGCGCTACGCGACAACGCCGTGGGCAGTGCTGTTGAAGCGTTGTTGCGCACCATGAGCGCGCTCCTGGACGTGGTGGGCCATACGGGAATCAGTGCCTTGCGAGGTGGCGCCATCGGTATCCGCCCGGTGCGCGAACTATCCAAGGCACTGGATGCCGGGGCCGAAACCGTGCACTTCTACCTGGAGCTGGCCGCGGCCGCACAACTCGTGACCTTTGACGAAGCCGACCGCCGGTGGCGCGCTCATGACTCGAGCACTCATGAAGAGCGCACGCATGAAGCATCCTGGAGGGCGTTGGAGCGGCCCGATCAGTGGTTTGTCCTGGTTCGGTCGTGGCTGAGTAGCGTCCGGCCACCCTCTGCACAGATCAGGCCACTGTCTCCCTACGATCCTCCCCGCCAAGCACAATGGTGGCGCCGTCAGATGGCTTCCACTCTTGCCAACCTGGGAGCTCTGGCCACTGACCCGCTCGCGGCCGATGCGGCAGCGCCAGATATCCGCACGCTCATGGAGGCAATAAGCTGGCTCCATCCGCGGCAGACTGCCGCCCTTGGCCACGAAATTCCGGCACTAGTGCAGGAAATGGAATGGCTCGGCATCACCGGCGCGGGTGCGGTCAGCGTCCCTGGCCGTGCGGCCGTCAACAACCGGCCAGCAGTGGCCATGGCAACCCTGCGCGCATTGCTGCCCGCACCCGTTGAGAATTTTGTGCTGCAGGGAGACCTGACAGCGATCGCTCCGGGTTTCCTAGCCCCCGAGCTCACCTCGACGCTTAAGCTCATGGCCGTCCCCGAGGGGCGCGGCGCCGCAGGAATCTTCAGGTTCAGCCAACACTCGCTCGAGGCCGCGGCCTCCGGCGGCATGAGCCGTTCCTCCCTGCTGAATTTCCTCCAAGAGCGTTCAAGCACAGCTGTGCCACAATCATTGGAGTTCCTCATTGCCGAGGTGTTCCGGAACCGTCAGGACGGTGACGTGTCCGCTGAGTCCGAGCCGCGCATTTCCTGCGTTCAAGCACTAGCACCGTCCCCATCAGCAGCTCAGCGGTGGGCGGCGCAACCACCGGTGCCAGGCACCGGCGTCGTCCATGACGAGTCAGATGCTCTTGCGCAGCTCAAACGCTTGCGGAGTCAGCCCGTCTGGGCCAATGATGGGGTGGGCGAATCTGGTCCGGCACTGGTCATGGAAGAATTGCGGCAGGCGTTGGAGCACGGCAGGATCCTGCGCGTGCGGGCGGTGAACAGGGATGGCGAGATCGAGGAGCTGCTGCTGCTTCCGGTGTCGCTGGACGCAGGGATGTTGCGGGCCCGGCTGGCAGCTACGGGACGGGAGCGCCGGCTCAGTATTCACCGCATCATCTCCGCCCTAGCGAAACCACAGGACCCAGAACCTCTGAGCCCCGCCCCGCAGCCCATCGAAGCTGACCATGCAAGCCCATCCAGCGGCAGCACTACTACCAGCAGGGAGCGTCATGACTGA
- a CDS encoding DNA repair helicase XPB gives MTDGPLIVQSDKTILLEVAHPQADDARHALASFADLERAPEHMHSYRITPLGLWNARAAGHDAEHVVDTLLRFSRYPVPHPLLLDIAETMARYGRLRLEKDPTHGLVLRSDDELILEEVAHGKKVAALLGARVDPLTVVVHGPARGELKALLLQAGWPAEDLAGYVDGTAHLIALTDTVLTDTAGAETALTDTAVADSGDLTKESTTNTPTPWTLRPYQRQAVENFWAGGSGVVVLPCGAGKTIVGAAAMAASGTTVLILVTNTISARQWKAELLKRTTLTEHEIGEYSGALKELRPVTIATYQVLTTRRNGLFTHLDLLNDHDWGLLIYDEVHLLPAPIFRMTADLQARRRLGLTATLVREDGREGEVFALIGPKRYDAPWKDIEAQGHIAPADCVEVRVDLSRAERLAYATADDGGRYRMCATSPAKSVVAQALVASHPDEQILVIGQYLDQLEGLAAALQAPLITGSTSVKERQRLFDEFRQGRISVLVVSKVANFSLDLPEASVAIQVSGAFGSRQEEAQRLGRLMRPKADGRTARFYTVVARDTVDADFAAKRQRFLAEQGYAYRIMDAQELD, from the coding sequence ATGACTGACGGACCGTTGATCGTCCAGAGCGATAAAACCATCCTGCTGGAAGTGGCGCATCCGCAGGCTGACGATGCTCGCCATGCCCTTGCCTCGTTCGCTGATTTGGAACGCGCTCCAGAGCACATGCACAGCTACCGAATCACGCCTCTGGGGCTGTGGAACGCGCGGGCAGCCGGGCACGACGCTGAACATGTGGTGGATACCCTGCTGCGCTTCTCGCGCTACCCCGTGCCCCATCCGTTGCTGTTGGACATTGCGGAAACCATGGCCCGGTATGGCCGGCTGCGGCTGGAGAAGGACCCCACCCACGGACTGGTTCTGCGCAGTGACGACGAGTTAATCCTTGAGGAAGTGGCCCACGGAAAAAAGGTTGCGGCGCTGCTCGGCGCCCGGGTTGACCCGCTAACGGTAGTGGTTCACGGCCCTGCCCGCGGTGAACTCAAGGCACTGCTGTTGCAGGCAGGCTGGCCCGCTGAGGATCTGGCCGGTTACGTCGACGGGACGGCGCACCTCATTGCGCTCACGGACACTGTGCTCACGGACACTGCCGGGGCTGAAACTGCGCTGACGGACACGGCTGTGGCCGACAGCGGGGACCTCACCAAGGAGAGCACCACCAACACCCCAACTCCTTGGACATTGCGCCCGTACCAGCGCCAGGCTGTTGAGAATTTTTGGGCAGGAGGATCGGGGGTCGTGGTGCTCCCGTGCGGCGCGGGCAAGACCATCGTGGGGGCGGCCGCCATGGCCGCGTCGGGGACCACCGTCCTGATTCTGGTCACCAACACCATTTCCGCCCGGCAGTGGAAGGCCGAGCTACTCAAGCGCACCACGCTGACCGAGCATGAGATCGGCGAGTATTCCGGTGCGCTCAAGGAGCTGCGCCCGGTCACGATTGCCACCTATCAGGTGCTCACCACGCGTCGCAACGGCCTGTTCACGCACCTGGATCTGCTCAACGATCACGATTGGGGCCTGCTCATTTACGATGAGGTGCATCTGCTACCGGCCCCCATTTTTCGCATGACAGCGGACCTCCAGGCCCGCCGACGGCTGGGACTGACAGCCACATTGGTGCGTGAGGATGGCCGCGAAGGCGAGGTTTTCGCCCTGATCGGCCCCAAACGGTACGACGCCCCGTGGAAAGATATTGAGGCTCAAGGCCACATCGCGCCAGCCGATTGCGTTGAGGTTCGCGTGGACCTGAGCCGTGCCGAGCGGCTCGCCTATGCCACCGCGGACGACGGCGGGAGGTACCGAATGTGCGCCACCTCCCCCGCCAAGTCTGTGGTTGCGCAGGCGCTGGTGGCATCCCATCCGGATGAGCAAATCCTAGTGATTGGCCAATACCTGGATCAGCTAGAGGGCTTGGCTGCGGCATTGCAGGCTCCATTGATCACCGGCAGCACAAGCGTCAAGGAACGCCAGAGGCTCTTTGACGAGTTCCGGCAGGGCCGGATTTCCGTGCTGGTGGTCTCCAAGGTGGCGAACTTCTCGCTGGACTTGCCGGAGGCCTCCGTGGCGATTCAGGTATCAGGGGCGTTTGGTTCCCGGCAGGAAGAGGCCCAGCGGCTGGGCCGGCTCATGCGCCCCAAAGCCGACGGCCGGACTGCCCGTTTCTACACCGTTGTTGCCCGCGATACCGTGGATGCCGACTTTGCGGCCAAACGTCAGCGCTTCCTCGCTGAGCAGGGCTACGCCTATCGGATCATGGACGCCCAAGAACTCGACTAA
- a CDS encoding class I SAM-dependent methyltransferase, which yields MSTEEAVAAHYSRGNILERLLDVVKKSGGNPAHFAPADLQNADQLHIGGAASTTRVATRAGVNAGSHVIDLGSGLGGVSRHVAHDFGATVQGVDLTPEFVEAARSITECTGLSDHVTFSQGSILALPFDDDSFDVALMFHVGMNIQDKDKVFVEAARVLRPGGIFAVYDIMLLGGDTEQYPLPWAVTPDTSFVQPPLAYTDALAQAGFAVDHEAKPLAEGVEFLERALSSGGPVGVEVGAMSNLLTAFTSGILAPVEIYAHLP from the coding sequence ATGAGCACCGAAGAAGCAGTAGCCGCCCACTACAGCCGCGGCAATATACTGGAGCGGTTGCTGGACGTTGTCAAGAAATCCGGCGGAAATCCAGCACACTTCGCCCCAGCAGACTTGCAGAATGCCGACCAATTGCATATTGGCGGGGCGGCATCTACCACGCGCGTTGCCACTCGGGCAGGGGTCAATGCGGGCAGTCATGTGATCGATCTGGGCTCAGGATTGGGCGGCGTTTCGCGGCACGTGGCCCACGATTTTGGGGCAACCGTGCAGGGCGTAGACCTGACACCTGAATTCGTAGAAGCGGCCCGCTCCATCACCGAATGCACCGGACTCTCGGACCACGTGACGTTCAGCCAAGGCAGCATCTTGGCTTTGCCGTTCGACGATGACAGCTTTGATGTGGCTCTCATGTTCCATGTGGGCATGAATATTCAAGACAAGGACAAGGTCTTTGTTGAGGCCGCCCGCGTCCTCCGCCCCGGCGGCATCTTTGCCGTGTACGACATCATGCTCCTGGGCGGCGACACTGAACAGTATCCCCTGCCGTGGGCGGTCACGCCGGACACTTCCTTTGTGCAACCGCCCTTGGCGTACACCGATGCGCTGGCCCAAGCTGGTTTTGCCGTTGACCACGAAGCGAAGCCCCTGGCCGAGGGCGTTGAGTTTTTGGAGCGCGCACTGTCCTCCGGAGGGCCTGTTGGAGTGGAGGTCGGTGCCATGTCCAACCTCTTGACAGCTTTCACGTCCGGGATTCTGGCCCCGGTGGAGATTTACGCTCACCTCCCCTGA
- a CDS encoding maleylpyruvate isomerase family mycothiol-dependent enzyme — MRAVADALEVLTTEQWRLDTECTGWTVRDMAAHLLGAQEDLLSVATVLWRRERGRRRHPHLSLLDAANEVQIQDHAGLSSGALWQNYRANIAKVAKRVGSFPSFLAGIPVDATMAPGNAPLRLGYLFNVIYLRDAWMHGMDLARATGAPRIATVLDAAVMAQIMRDAATAWGEGPAVELELTGEVASSWQLGQGVPEARLRTDGLELCRSLSGRIPVTDISTVSGNPQLANSLGELRIVF, encoded by the coding sequence ATGCGAGCTGTGGCTGATGCCCTCGAGGTACTCACCACCGAACAGTGGCGGCTGGACACCGAATGCACGGGTTGGACGGTTCGTGACATGGCCGCGCATTTGTTGGGTGCCCAAGAAGATCTGCTCAGCGTGGCCACTGTTCTGTGGCGCCGGGAACGCGGACGACGGCGGCACCCTCACCTTTCGCTCTTGGACGCAGCCAACGAAGTTCAAATTCAGGACCACGCAGGCTTGTCGTCTGGTGCCTTGTGGCAGAACTACCGTGCCAACATTGCCAAGGTTGCCAAGCGTGTGGGTAGTTTCCCCTCTTTTCTGGCGGGAATTCCCGTGGACGCCACCATGGCCCCGGGAAATGCTCCGCTGCGTTTGGGGTACCTGTTCAATGTGATCTATCTGCGCGACGCTTGGATGCATGGGATGGATCTGGCGAGGGCAACCGGAGCACCGCGCATCGCCACTGTTCTCGATGCTGCGGTGATGGCACAAATTATGCGAGACGCAGCCACAGCGTGGGGTGAGGGGCCCGCCGTCGAACTTGAACTGACGGGGGAGGTGGCCAGCTCATGGCAGCTGGGTCAGGGCGTGCCAGAAGCGAGGCTGCGCACCGACGGCCTGGAGCTCTGCCGCAGCCTGTCCGGAAGGATACCGGTCACAGATATCAGCACAGTTTCGGGGAATCCGCAGCTGGCAAACTCACTGGGCGAGCTGCGAATCGTGTTCTAA
- a CDS encoding WHG domain-containing protein, whose product MSIPGKISALRLPFAQGAAQLLATVADASNLERHDGDPVAALLEGARAYMRYSLLHPVMAQLLNWRPVPGFEPSAQAYAPSVTMFATSQALLVLAVERGRLIPDAATEEALLLFTSVVAGVVSQQLANEPHAGPEDGRYARLLDPALDMWLAHYTP is encoded by the coding sequence ATGAGTATTCCCGGCAAAATCAGCGCTTTACGACTCCCTTTTGCCCAAGGCGCCGCGCAGCTCCTGGCCACGGTTGCAGACGCCAGCAATCTGGAGCGTCATGACGGTGATCCGGTGGCGGCACTTCTTGAAGGAGCCCGAGCCTACATGAGGTATTCGCTTCTGCATCCGGTCATGGCTCAGCTGTTGAACTGGCGGCCGGTGCCGGGCTTCGAGCCCTCGGCGCAGGCGTACGCGCCCAGCGTCACCATGTTTGCTACATCGCAAGCACTGCTGGTGCTTGCCGTCGAGCGGGGCCGGCTCATCCCGGACGCCGCCACCGAGGAGGCCCTGCTGCTGTTCACCTCGGTGGTTGCCGGCGTCGTCTCTCAACAATTAGCCAATGAGCCCCACGCCGGGCCCGAGGATGGCCGGTACGCCCGGCTGCTGGACCCCGCGCTGGACATGTGGCTGGCCCACTACACTCCCTGA
- a CDS encoding helix-turn-helix domain-containing protein: MDALQDKRQVRQQDRRHVRRQETIEEILAAAVDLMARDGVAGMSLSAVARAVGMKPPSIYEYSRQNQRFTTPFCPRRRAAPGHGCRRQQSGAS, encoded by the coding sequence ATGGATGCGCTCCAAGACAAGCGGCAAGTCAGGCAGCAGGACAGACGGCACGTCCGCAGGCAGGAAACCATCGAGGAAATCCTTGCCGCGGCCGTTGACTTGATGGCGCGCGACGGCGTCGCTGGCATGTCGCTCTCGGCTGTGGCTCGTGCCGTGGGCATGAAGCCACCGTCAATTTATGAGTATTCCCGGCAAAATCAGCGCTTTACGACTCCCTTTTGCCCAAGGCGCCGCGCAGCTCCTGGCCACGGTTGCAGACGCCAGCAATCTGGAGCGTCATGA
- a CDS encoding sugar phosphate isomerase/epimerase family protein: MPLAFSTLGCPGDSLAQVIATAHAAGAAGLEIRVADGEFAYPGMDVAARTAVVRQLNDAGITVLSVASYVKICEPLDVRAPGLRKCDGGTLTSSHAAAAGAAATDGTADGTPDGTAVAAATGATAPDAAGAAGGADGTGAAPTVGDDHDELGANDPVLGDLLAAVELCAELSAGNTPAGTSDTGNPQTGPQLRVFPGAGLEPCDVGAAPSAELAAADRLGAQRLNLAAQRARELGVTILLETHDSHPRACDIVRILAHVDAAAPVKVIWDLMHPWRYDEAPTRTAELLTDSVAYAQYKDGVRNPGTNSVTLTLPGEGELPLLAMRDLVAETLAARGISDPWVCLEWERAWHPELPPVSEALGSLTKALA; encoded by the coding sequence GTGCCCTTGGCATTTTCCACGCTTGGCTGTCCTGGCGATTCCCTAGCCCAGGTCATCGCCACTGCCCATGCTGCCGGGGCCGCCGGCCTTGAGATCCGGGTGGCTGACGGCGAGTTCGCCTACCCCGGCATGGACGTTGCCGCGCGCACGGCAGTGGTCCGTCAGTTGAACGATGCGGGAATCACGGTGCTCTCGGTGGCAAGTTATGTCAAGATTTGTGAGCCGCTTGATGTCCGGGCGCCGGGTCTAAGGAAGTGCGACGGCGGGACCCTCACCTCGAGCCACGCTGCCGCTGCCGGCGCCGCTGCCACTGACGGCACCGCAGACGGCACCCCTGACGGCACCGCTGTCGCTGCCGCTACCGGCGCCACTGCCCCTGACGCGGCCGGCGCAGCCGGCGGCGCTGACGGCACCGGTGCCGCACCCACGGTCGGCGATGATCACGACGAGCTCGGCGCGAACGATCCGGTCCTCGGGGACTTGCTGGCCGCCGTCGAACTTTGCGCAGAATTGTCCGCCGGCAACACCCCCGCTGGTACCTCCGATACCGGCAATCCCCAGACGGGCCCGCAGCTGCGGGTGTTTCCGGGGGCCGGACTGGAGCCGTGCGATGTTGGGGCGGCGCCGTCGGCGGAGTTGGCGGCGGCGGACCGGCTGGGTGCGCAGCGACTCAATTTGGCGGCTCAGCGGGCCCGTGAGCTCGGGGTAACCATCCTGTTGGAGACCCACGATTCGCACCCGCGTGCCTGCGACATTGTGCGTATTTTGGCCCATGTTGATGCTGCTGCGCCGGTCAAGGTGATCTGGGATCTAATGCACCCGTGGCGTTATGACGAAGCGCCGACCCGAACGGCAGAGCTGCTCACGGACAGTGTGGCCTATGCCCAATATAAGGATGGCGTGCGGAATCCGGGCACCAACTCGGTGACGCTCACGCTGCCCGGGGAGGGTGAGCTGCCATTGCTGGCCATGCGGGATCTGGTGGCCGAGACTCTAGCGGCCCGAGGCATCAGCGATCCGTGGGTCTGCCTTGAGTGGGAGCGCGCTTGGCACCCGGAATTGCCGCCGGTTTCCGAGGCGCTGGGCTCGCTCACAAAGGCTCTGGCTTAA
- a CDS encoding response regulator transcription factor: MKKTGPEAKLLVVDDEPNIRELLSTSLRFAGFEVIAAANGRDALAAAEEHNPDLAVLDVMLPDMDGFTVTRRLRAAGRHFPVLFLTARDDTEDKVTGLTVGGDDYVTKPFSLDEVVARIRAVLRRTQPTEDDDAVLRVADLELDDDAHEVRRAGKTVELSPTEFKLLRYLMLNPNRVLSKAQILDHVWEYDFNGDASIVESYISYLRRKVDIDASLPALIQTKRGVGYVLRTADKR; encoded by the coding sequence GTGAAAAAGACTGGACCTGAAGCCAAGCTGCTTGTTGTAGACGACGAGCCCAATATTCGCGAGCTCCTTTCAACCTCCCTGCGTTTCGCCGGGTTTGAGGTCATCGCCGCAGCCAATGGCCGCGACGCGTTGGCCGCTGCGGAAGAGCACAATCCCGATCTTGCCGTCTTGGACGTCATGCTCCCGGACATGGACGGATTCACCGTGACCCGCCGCCTGCGCGCGGCCGGCCGGCACTTCCCCGTCCTGTTCCTGACGGCGCGCGATGATACCGAGGACAAGGTTACCGGCCTGACAGTGGGCGGCGACGACTACGTCACCAAGCCGTTCAGCCTGGATGAGGTGGTGGCCCGCATCCGCGCCGTACTGCGCCGCACTCAGCCCACGGAAGATGATGACGCCGTACTGCGCGTTGCCGATCTAGAGCTCGACGACGACGCCCACGAGGTGCGCCGCGCCGGCAAAACGGTGGAACTGTCCCCCACCGAGTTCAAGCTGCTGCGCTACTTGATGCTCAACCCGAACCGCGTGCTGTCCAAGGCCCAAATCCTTGACCACGTGTGGGAGTACGATTTCAACGGTGACGCCTCCATCGTGGAGTCCTACATCTCCTACTTGCGCCGCAAGGTGGACATTGACGCATCCCTGCCTGCCCTCATTCAGACCAAGCGCGGCGTCGGTTATGTGCTGCGGACGGCCGACAAGCGCTAG
- a CDS encoding sensor histidine kinase translates to MITLWKNASLRSQLVAIISALLSVSLLALGATTFLLLHSFLEDQMDTQLTTFQRSIVGYGTVDSQNTGQTPFAFDYYVGFHFSDGSLADQNRSGQDKPVFPNYSMDQAQSLNGKKFTVASTDGGAAWRVTVIAPQKFSFSTAETSPSATPYVGYVVVGLPYETLNMTMERLAVVIAGVAILAVTLGTMIAYWTVTRSFRPLSRVEKTAAAIAAGDLSRRVDIENPATEVGRLSGSLNAMLAHIEHAFAARTASEKKMRRFVADASHELRTPLVTIRGFSELYRHGALQTPEDVGTAMGRIESEAKRMGELVEDLLMLARIDEQRPLQLKPVDLLIIGHDAVLDARASDRERTFKVLGLDGGSGTSAPTVGDEAKLRQVVTNLMGNALRYTPDGSPIEVLVGTRTEGATQYSVIKIRDHGPGISPEEAPRVFERFYRADSSRDRNTGGSGLGLAIVSAIVASHEGTVRVEETPGGGATLSIELPHHADVSGVDSSTD, encoded by the coding sequence TTGATTACGTTGTGGAAGAACGCCTCCCTGCGCTCACAGCTGGTGGCCATCATCAGCGCCCTGCTCAGTGTGTCCCTGCTGGCGCTGGGCGCCACAACGTTTCTTTTGCTGCATTCCTTTCTGGAAGACCAGATGGATACGCAGCTGACAACCTTCCAGCGCTCCATTGTGGGGTACGGGACGGTGGACTCGCAGAACACTGGCCAGACGCCCTTTGCTTTTGACTACTATGTGGGGTTCCATTTTTCGGATGGTTCACTGGCGGATCAAAACCGCTCTGGTCAGGACAAGCCGGTCTTCCCCAACTACTCCATGGACCAGGCACAGTCGCTCAACGGCAAGAAGTTCACTGTGGCCAGCACCGACGGCGGTGCCGCTTGGCGGGTGACAGTGATCGCCCCACAGAAGTTCAGTTTCAGCACAGCGGAGACGAGCCCGAGCGCCACCCCATATGTGGGCTATGTGGTGGTGGGCCTCCCCTACGAAACCCTCAACATGACAATGGAGCGCCTGGCCGTGGTCATTGCCGGGGTCGCCATTCTCGCGGTCACCCTCGGCACCATGATCGCGTACTGGACAGTCACCCGTTCCTTCAGGCCGCTTAGTCGCGTGGAGAAAACCGCCGCAGCCATTGCCGCAGGAGACCTGTCCCGACGCGTGGATATTGAGAATCCCGCCACGGAAGTGGGCCGATTGTCCGGCTCCCTCAACGCCATGCTGGCCCACATTGAGCATGCCTTCGCCGCCCGGACTGCCTCCGAGAAGAAGATGCGCCGCTTTGTGGCCGATGCTTCTCATGAACTTCGCACCCCGCTAGTGACCATTCGTGGCTTCTCCGAGCTGTACCGCCACGGGGCCCTGCAGACTCCGGAGGACGTGGGCACGGCCATGGGCCGGATCGAAAGTGAAGCGAAGCGCATGGGCGAGCTTGTCGAGGACCTGCTGATGCTGGCTCGTATCGATGAGCAGCGCCCCCTGCAACTCAAGCCCGTTGACCTGCTCATCATTGGCCACGACGCTGTCTTGGATGCCAGAGCTTCCGATCGTGAGCGTACCTTTAAAGTCTTGGGGCTCGACGGCGGATCTGGCACCTCTGCGCCGACCGTGGGAGACGAGGCGAAACTGCGTCAGGTCGTCACGAATTTGATGGGCAACGCCCTACGGTACACCCCCGATGGATCTCCCATTGAGGTCTTGGTTGGGACCCGGACGGAAGGTGCCACACAGTACTCGGTCATCAAGATTCGCGATCATGGCCCTGGCATCTCCCCTGAGGAAGCACCGCGCGTTTTCGAACGGTTCTACCGGGCAGATTCCTCCCGCGACAGGAACACCGGCGGCAGCGGGCTCGGCTTGGCCATTGTCTCGGCCATTGTGGCTTCCCACGAAGGCACCGTCAGGGTTGAAGAGACGCCTGGCGGCGGAGCCACACTGTCCATTGAGCTGCCTCATCACGCCGACGTTTCCGGCGTTGATTCCTCCACAGACTAG
- a CDS encoding WXG100 family type VII secretion target produces the protein MAQFNVNSDDLALKSTAVKGSIDRIRTEVDAMKRNLLDLQSSWTGTAATNFQTLMVEWHATELKVEASLESINSALSMAATQYAQAEAANTRMFTVR, from the coding sequence ATGGCACAGTTCAACGTCAACAGTGACGATCTCGCACTAAAAAGCACAGCGGTCAAGGGGTCCATTGACAGGATCCGCACCGAGGTGGACGCCATGAAGCGCAATCTCCTGGATCTCCAGTCGTCGTGGACGGGAACGGCCGCCACCAACTTCCAGACACTCATGGTGGAGTGGCACGCCACGGAACTCAAGGTGGAGGCGTCATTGGAGAGCATTAACTCAGCCCTGTCCATGGCCGCAACACAGTACGCCCAGGCAGAGGCCGCCAATACACGCATGTTCACAGTTCGCTGA